In the genome of Magnetococcales bacterium, one region contains:
- a CDS encoding DNA-binding protein has protein sequence MMLEMPSGKTFIGKLAHGCDLLAEITRICHEQCWTAGWLEGLGAVKKARVGFYDQATREYRHLDLDFPLEITHLVGNISLKEGVPFVHVHITFADNQGRAFGGHLAPGTIVFAGEIMIRPFASTALQRNLDAETGLFLWQEVASLA, from the coding sequence ATGATGCTGGAGATGCCATCCGGAAAAACCTTCATAGGCAAACTGGCCCATGGCTGCGACCTTTTGGCGGAGATCACCCGGATTTGCCACGAACAATGTTGGACGGCTGGTTGGCTGGAAGGTCTGGGGGCGGTCAAAAAAGCCCGTGTGGGCTTCTACGATCAGGCTACCCGGGAATACCGTCATCTCGACCTGGATTTTCCTCTCGAAATCACCCATCTGGTGGGCAACATCTCCCTGAAGGAGGGGGTGCCGTTCGTTCATGTCCACATCACCTTCGCCGATAACCAGGGGCGGGCCTTCGGTGGTCATCTTGCGCCAGGGACAATTGTTTTTGCCGGAGAGATCATGATCAGGCCCTTTGCCTCCACGGCGTTGCAACGAAACCTGGATGCGGAAACGGGGCTCTTCCTTTGGCAAGAGGTGGCCAGCTTGGCGTGA